A single region of the Brassica rapa cultivar Chiifu-401-42 chromosome A03, CAAS_Brap_v3.01, whole genome shotgun sequence genome encodes:
- the LOC103862101 gene encoding 60S ribosomal protein L39-1 — protein MPSHKSFMIKKKLAKKQRQNRPIPHWIRLRTDNTIRYNAKRRHWRRTKLGF, from the exons ATG CCGTCGCACAAGTCGTTTATGATCAAGAAGAAGCTGGCCAAGAAGCAGAGGCAGAACAGGCCTATTCCTCACTGGATTCGTCTTCGTACCGACAACACTATCAG GTACAATGCCAAGCGCAGGCACTGGCGTAGAACCAAGCTCGGATTCTAG
- the LOC103862102 gene encoding aspartate aminotransferase, chloroplastic, which yields MASSMLSLGWTSLLPREINKDKLKLGPSGSNPFLRTKSLSRVTMSVSVKPSRFEGITMAPPDPILGVSEAFKADTNELKLNLGVGAYRTEELQPYVLNVVKKAENLMLERGDNKEYLPIEGLAAFNKATAELLFGAGHPVIKEQKVATIQGLSGTGSLRLAAALIERYFPGAKVLISAPTWGNHKNIFNDAKVPWSEYRYYDPKTIGLDFEGMIQDIKEAPEGSFILLHGCAHNPTGIDPTPEQWVKIADVIQEKNHIPFFDVAYQGFASGSLDEDAASVRLFAERGMEFFVAQSYSKNLGLYAERIGAINVVCSSADAATRVKSQLKRIARPMYSNPPVHGARIVANVVGDATMFGEWKAEMEMMAGRIKTVRQRLYDSLVSKDKSGKDWSFILKQIGMFSFTGLNKAQSDNMTNKWHVYMTKDGRISLAGLSMAKCEYLADAIIDSYHNVS from the exons ATGGCTTCTTCAATGCTCTCTCTCGGCTGGACTTCTCTGTTACCGCGCGAGATTAACAAG GATAAGCTAAAACTTGGACCTTCAGGTTCGAACCCCTTCCTGAGAACAAAG TCTCTTAGTCGGGTGACCATGTCGGTTTCAGTGAAACCTTCTCGTTTCGAGGGTATAACTATGGCACCACCAGACCCTATTCTCGGAGTCAGCGAAGCATTCAAAGCTGACACTAACGAGCTTAAACTCAATCTCGGTGTTGGTGCTTATCGAACTGAGGAACTCCAGCCTTATGTGCTTAACGTCGTTAAAAAG gcCGAGAACTTGATGTTAGAGAGAGGAGATAATAAAGAG TATCTACCAATCGAGGGGTTAGCTGCATTCAACAAAGCCACTGCTGAGCTGCTTTTCGGAGCTGGTCATCCTGTTATTAAGGAACAAAAA GTGGCAACCATTCAGGGTCTTTCCGGAACCGGTTCACTGCGGTTAGCAGCAGCTCTCATTGAGCGTTACTTCCCTGGAGCTAAAGTTCTGATATCAGCACCAACATGGG GTAATCACAAGAATATCTTCAATGATGCCAAAGTTCCATGGTCTGAATACCGCTACTATGATCCAAAAACTATTGGTTTGGACTTTGAGGGGATGATTCAAGATATTAAG GAAGCTCCAGAAGGATCTTTCATTTTGCTTCACGGATGTGCTCACAACCCAACTGGGATTGACCCAACACCAGAACAGTGGGTGAAAATAGCTGATGTCATTCAGGAGAAGAACCATATACCGTTTTTCGATGTTGCATACCAG GGATTTGCTAGTGGAAGCCTTGATGAAGATGCAGCATCTGTGAGATTATTTGCTGAGCGTGGAATGGAGTTTTTTGTTGCTCAGTCATATAGTAAAAACTTGGGTCTTTATGCTGAAAGAATTGGTGCAATCAATGTTGTCTGCTCTTCAGCCGATGCCGCTACAAG GGTGAAGAGCCAGTTGAAAAGGATTGCTAGGCCTATGTACTCGAACCCACCAGTTCATGGAGCGAGGATCGTGGCTAATGTGGTGGGAGATGCAACTATGTTCGGTGAATGGAAAGCAGAGATGGAAATGATGGCGGGGAGGATAAAGACAGTGAGACAAAGGTTGTACGATAGCTTGGTTTCAAAAGACAAGAGTGGTAAGGACTGGTCTTTCATTCTGAAGCAAATTGGCATGTTCTCATTCACCGGCCTCAACAAAGCTCAG AGTGATAACATGACGAACAAGTGGCATGTGTACATGACTAAAGACGGGAGGATATCGCTTGCTGGATTATCTATGGCGAAATGTGAGTATCTTGCCGATGCCATCATCGACTCATACCATAACGTAAGCTGA